In Sphaeramia orbicularis chromosome 5, fSphaOr1.1, whole genome shotgun sequence, a genomic segment contains:
- the svbp gene encoding small vasohibin-binding protein, giving the protein MEPACRKDKPKLNSTPTRGDRARQKSAQQELKQRQRAEIYALNKVMTELEQQQFDAFCKQMQSQGE; this is encoded by the exons ATGGAGCCCGCCTGCCGTAAAGACAAGCCAAAGCTGAACTCTACGCCAACCAGAGGAGACCGAGCCAGACAGAAATCTGCACAACAAGAGCTCAAACAGCGGCAGAGAGCAGAG ATCTACGCCTTGAACAAGGTGATGACGGAGTTGGAGCAGCAGCAGTTTGATGCGTTCTGTAAACAGATGCAGTCACAAGGAGAATGA